A stretch of the Clostridium botulinum genome encodes the following:
- the spoVT gene encoding stage V sporulation protein T, with the protein MKATGIVRRIDDLGRVVIPKEIRRTLRIREGDPLEIFTDRDGGVILKKYSPIEELSNFSKEYAEALHNTIGNIILICDKDNIISVSGATKKEYMDRKISIELERLMEERNSVLMGEEGEKVIPITDDEETAEEYSSQVIVPIIAEGDAIGAVIIASKEDDGSFGDVEVKLAEAAASFLGKQME; encoded by the coding sequence ATGAAAGCTACCGGCATAGTTAGACGTATAGACGATTTAGGAAGAGTTGTAATACCTAAAGAAATAAGAAGAACTTTAAGAATAAGAGAAGGGGATCCTTTAGAAATATTTACTGATAGGGATGGTGGAGTAATTTTAAAAAAATATTCACCTATAGAAGAGTTAAGCAACTTTTCTAAAGAATATGCAGAAGCATTACACAATACCATCGGAAATATTATACTTATTTGTGATAAGGACAACATAATATCTGTAAGTGGAGCTACTAAAAAGGAATATATGGATAGAAAAATAAGCATAGAGCTTGAAAGACTTATGGAAGAAAGAAATTCTGTTCTTATGGGAGAAGAAGGAGAAAAAGTTATACCTATAACAGATGATGAAGAAACAGCAGAAGAATATTCTTCTCAAGTAATAGTTCCTATAATAGCTGAAGGAGATGCTATTGGTGCTGTAATTATAGCTTCAAAAGAAGATGATGGATCTTTTGGAGATGTTGAAGTAAAATTAGCAGAAGCAGCGGCTTCATTCTTAGGAAAACAAATGGAATAA
- a CDS encoding putative polysaccharide biosynthesis protein, translating to MKKQSLIKGTFILGFAGIFARCIGMCFRIPLTILVGDEGLGYYQMAYPLYMLFIAIASGVPLAMSKMISEQNAKSNEKGILEILKQSLLLMIILGMGTSVIILALSNKLISLFKWDIKAYYSLISLGIAPFFIAIVSVFRGFFQGLQNMTPTAISQILEQIARVVVGIGLAIIFLPKGVEYAAGGATLGAAAGGILAGIYLITKYKRVIKDFKIRRAKFNSIVMDELLKTAIPISLGAAVGTIMNVIDSIMVPQRLLEAGFSSKDAAILYGQLTGKAAVLVNVPLTLSAAICASVVPIISEAYILKNKNKLNKNILSAIKISTVIALPSLCGLYFLSSQVLNLIFRDQAQGAMILKYSSLAIPFIILAQTTTVILQATSSKKMPIINLLIGCIVKMIITTILVPIPNINVYGAIIGTISAYVVAVVLNILLLKKKMNIRIDLTQIFIKPAYASMAMILLVVFVYIKVYNYTMSNSIACLISIFLGMISYGVFMILSGTFDYRKIKSRK from the coding sequence TTGAAAAAACAATCATTAATAAAAGGCACGTTTATATTGGGCTTTGCTGGTATATTTGCTCGATGTATTGGAATGTGTTTTAGGATACCATTAACTATACTTGTAGGAGATGAAGGTCTTGGATATTATCAAATGGCATATCCACTATATATGCTATTTATTGCTATAGCATCAGGGGTACCACTAGCGATGTCTAAGATGATATCAGAGCAAAATGCAAAATCCAATGAAAAAGGTATACTTGAAATATTAAAGCAGTCTTTATTATTAATGATTATACTAGGAATGGGTACAAGCGTTATAATATTAGCCTTATCAAATAAGCTAATTTCTCTTTTTAAATGGGATATAAAGGCGTATTATTCATTAATTTCCCTTGGAATAGCTCCTTTTTTTATAGCTATAGTAAGTGTATTTAGAGGATTTTTTCAAGGACTACAAAATATGACTCCTACGGCTATATCCCAAATATTAGAACAAATAGCTAGGGTAGTTGTAGGCATAGGACTTGCTATTATATTTTTACCTAAAGGCGTAGAATATGCTGCGGGAGGTGCAACACTAGGAGCTGCTGCAGGAGGAATTCTCGCGGGAATATATTTAATTACAAAATATAAAAGAGTAATTAAAGATTTTAAAATAAGAAGAGCAAAGTTTAACTCTATAGTTATGGATGAACTTTTAAAGACTGCAATACCTATTTCTTTAGGTGCCGCAGTAGGAACTATTATGAATGTTATAGATTCTATTATGGTTCCACAAAGATTATTAGAAGCTGGATTTTCATCAAAAGATGCTGCAATTTTATATGGTCAACTTACGGGTAAAGCGGCTGTTTTAGTTAATGTTCCATTAACTTTATCGGCAGCTATATGTGCATCAGTAGTTCCAATAATTTCGGAAGCGTATATCTTAAAGAATAAAAATAAATTAAATAAAAATATACTATCAGCTATAAAAATTTCTACTGTAATAGCACTACCATCTCTTTGTGGATTATACTTTTTATCATCACAAGTGTTAAATCTAATTTTTAGGGATCAGGCCCAGGGTGCCATGATTTTAAAATATTCGTCTTTAGCAATTCCTTTTATAATATTAGCACAGACAACAACGGTTATTCTTCAAGCAACTAGTTCAAAAAAAATGCCTATAATTAATCTATTAATAGGATGTATAGTTAAAATGATAATTACTACTATATTAGTTCCCATACCTAATATAAATGTATATGGAGCTATAATTGGAACAATATCAGCTTATGTAGTTGCAGTGGTGTTGAATATATTACTTCTTAAGAAAAAAATGAATATAAGAATAGACTTAACACAAATATTTATAAAACCTGCATATGCATCTATGGCAATGATATTATTGGTTGTATTTGTTTATATAAAAGTCTATAATTATACAATGAGTAATTCTATAGCGTGTTTAATATCTATATTTTTAGGTATGATATCATATGGAGTATTTATGATTTTATCAGGAACATTTGACTATAGAAAAATAAAATCAAGAAAATAA